One Hordeum vulgare subsp. vulgare chromosome 4H, MorexV3_pseudomolecules_assembly, whole genome shotgun sequence DNA window includes the following coding sequences:
- the LOC123448583 gene encoding uncharacterized protein LOC123448583 isoform X3, translating to MARRSLWPARSGLELRLLQGAVPRRPRCKEACWKQRGGGSMRRLGRCVRGRRGLRELGAWAALVAQMLTRAQARELHQCEIDRTDSLFCGL from the exons ATGGCTCGGAGGTCTTTGTGGCCGGCGAGGTCAGGCCTGGAGCTGCggctcctgcaaggggcggtgcccCGGCGGCCGCGTTGCAAGGAGGCATGCTGGAAGCAGCGAGGAGGCGGGTCAATGCGCCGGCTAGGGCGATGCGTGCGAGGAAGGCGCGGCTTGAGGGAGCTGGGGGCTTGGGCAGCGCTCGTCGCGCAGATGCTCACAAGAGCTCAGGCGCGCGAGCTGCATCAGTGTGAGATCGACAGAACAG ATTCCCTGTTTTGCGGACTATGA
- the LOC123448583 gene encoding uncharacterized protein LOC123448583 isoform X2, which translates to MARRSLWPARSGLELRLLQGAVPRRPRCKEACWKQRGGGSMRRLGRCVRGRRGLRELGAWAALVAQMLTRAQARELHQCEIDRTGGGSRRSNPPRDASSK; encoded by the exons ATGGCTCGGAGGTCTTTGTGGCCGGCGAGGTCAGGCCTGGAGCTGCggctcctgcaaggggcggtgcccCGGCGGCCGCGTTGCAAGGAGGCATGCTGGAAGCAGCGAGGAGGCGGGTCAATGCGCCGGCTAGGGCGATGCGTGCGAGGAAGGCGCGGCTTGAGGGAGCTGGGGGCTTGGGCAGCGCTCGTCGCGCAGATGCTCACAAGAGCTCAGGCGCGCGAGCTGCATCAGTGTGAGATCGACAGAACAG gtggtggatccaggcgctctaacccacctcgggatgccagttccaagtga
- the LOC123448583 gene encoding uncharacterized protein LOC123448583 isoform X1, which yields MQHLKKDPTYFREAVAMVEQLEIAELFTFHIDFDPEIVARFFVTVHFHSEEECTMSWMTNGERLSATWKEFMDLPNIRDEGLEHLVGLRPHAKQTATAKEKLLPFFIEKISPSREVSHVLNPFLDVKHCIFRNTLFPRVDNEDQVHSYLVDMLMMCQKGWTRSSGPLDVSHVMWSELQLAVFHRKVPIYGPYVFDLIKKKWAEAFPAIEFHAPGRIRHESIKLRHKSKWANTTTTPVVATVDSDKDEAIPESHVTSSAEPSWAKRLTDQIKTLFCMQEKGQYMIRVA from the coding sequence ATGCAACATCTCAAGAAGGACCCGACATACTTTCGTGAAGCTGTGGCCATGGTGGAACAGCTTGAGATTGCGGAGCTCTTCACATTTCACATTGACTTTGATCCTGAGATAGTGGCTCGGTTCTTTGTTACTGTCCACTTTCACTCTGAGGAGGAGTGCACTATGTCTTGGATGACCAATGGGGAGAGGTTGTCTGCTACTTGGAAGGAGTTTATGGACCTTCCGAATATCCgtgatgaggggcttgagcacCTAGTTGGTTTGCGCCCACACGCTAAGCAAACTGCTACAGCTAAGGAGAAGTTGCTGCCCTTCTTTATTGAGAAGATATCCCCATCTCGTGAGGTATCTCAcgtgttgaacccattccttgatgTCAAGCACTGTATCTTTCGCAACACTCTTTTTCCACGCGTTGACAACGAGGACCAGGTGCATTCATACCTGGTGGATATGCTTATGATGTGTCAAAAAGGGTGGACTCGTTCCTCGGGACCACTTGATGTATCTCatgtcatgtggagtgagcttcagTTGGCAGTCTTCCACCGTAAGGTACCAATCTATGGCCCTTATGTGTTTGACCTGATCAAGAAGAAGTGGGCGGAGGCCTTCCCAGCTATTGAGTTCCATGCTCCCGGGAGGATTCGCCATGAGTCTATTAAGCTGCGACACAAGagcaaatgggccaacaccaccaCTACACCTGTTGTTGCCACTGTGGATTCTGATAAGGATGAGGCCATTCCAGAGTCACATGTGACTTCCtctgctgagccatcttgggccaagaggCTCACGGACCAGATcaagaccttgttctgcatgcaggAGAAGGGGCAGTACATGATTCGTGTTGCTTAA